From the genome of Opisthocomus hoazin isolate bOpiHoa1 chromosome 8, bOpiHoa1.hap1, whole genome shotgun sequence, one region includes:
- the UBE2N gene encoding ubiquitin-conjugating enzyme E2 N, with translation MAGLPRRIIKETQRLLAEPVPGIKAEPDESNARYFHVVIAGPQDSPFEGGTFKLELFLPEEYPMAAPKVRFMTKIYHPNVDKLGRICLDILKDKWSPALQIRTVLLSIQALLSAPNPDDPLANDVAEQWKTNEAQAIETARAWTRLYAMNNI, from the exons GAAACCCAGCGCTTGCTGGCAGAGCCAGTCCCTGGGATAAAAGCAGAGCCAGATGAAAGCAACGCACGTTATTTTCACGTGGTCATTGCAGGTCCACAGGATTCCCCCTTTGAGGGTGGGACATTTAAACTTGAACTATTCCTTCCAGAAGAATATCCAATGGCAGCTCCTAAAGTACGTTTCATGACCAAAATTTATCATCCTAATGTAGACAAGCTGGGAAGAATATGTTTAGATATTTTGAAAG ATAAGTGGTCCCCAGCTTTGCAGATTCGTACAGTTCTGCTATCAATCCAGGCTTTGTTAAGCGCTCCCAACCCAGATGATCCACTAGCAAATGATGTAGCTGAGCAATGGAAGACCAATGAAGCCCAAGCCATAGAAACAG ccAGAGCATGGACTAGGCTATATGCCATGAATAATATTTAA
- the NUDT4 gene encoding diphosphoinositol polyphosphate phosphohydrolase 2 isoform X2 — protein sequence MMKFKPNQTRTYDREGYKKRAACLCFRSEREDEVLLVSSSRYPDQWIVPGGGMEPEEEPGGAAVREVYEEAGVKGKLGRLLGIFEQNQDRKHRTYVYVLTVTEILEDWEDSVNIGRKREWFKVEDAIKVLQCHKPVHAEYLEKLKLSCSPTNGNSVVPPLPDNNSLYVTSAQTSGLPSTVR from the exons ATGATGAAATTCAAGCCGAACCAGACGCGGACGTACGACCGGGAGGGCTACAAGAAGCGAGCGGCGTGCCTCTGCTTCCGCAGCGAGCGGGAGGACGAG GTGCTGTTGGTAAGCAGTAGCCGATACCCAGATCAATGGATTGTACCAGGTGGAGGAATGGAACCAGAAGAAGAGCCAGGGGGAGCAGCTGTCAGAGAGGTGTATGAAgag GCTGGAGTAAAGGGAAAGCTAGGCAGACTGCTTGGGATATTTGAG CAGAACCAGGATCGGAAGCATAGGACATATGTTTATGTTCTTACCGTGACAGAAATACTGGAAGACTGGGAGGATTCAGTTAATATAG gaaggaaaagagaatggTTTAAAGTAGAAGATGCAATCAAGGTCCTTCAGTGCCACAAGCCCGTTCATGCGGAGTACTTGGAAAAACTGAAACTGAGCTGTTCACCCACTAATGGAAACTCTGTGGTTCCCCCTCTTCCAGATAATAACTCCTTATATGTCACTTCTGCACAGACTTCTGGGTTGCCCTCTACTGTGAGATAA
- the NUDT4 gene encoding diphosphoinositol polyphosphate phosphohydrolase 2 isoform X1: protein MMKFKPNQTRTYDREGYKKRAACLCFRSEREDEVLLVSSSRYPDQWIVPGGGMEPEEEPGGAAVREVYEEAGVKGKLGRLLGIFENQDRKHRTYVYVLTVTEILEDWEDSVNIGRKREWFKVEDAIKVLQCHKPVHAEYLEKLKLSCSPTNGNSVVPPLPDNNSLYVTSAQTSGLPSTVR from the exons ATGATGAAATTCAAGCCGAACCAGACGCGGACGTACGACCGGGAGGGCTACAAGAAGCGAGCGGCGTGCCTCTGCTTCCGCAGCGAGCGGGAGGACGAG GTGCTGTTGGTAAGCAGTAGCCGATACCCAGATCAATGGATTGTACCAGGTGGAGGAATGGAACCAGAAGAAGAGCCAGGGGGAGCAGCTGTCAGAGAGGTGTATGAAgag GCTGGAGTAAAGGGAAAGCTAGGCAGACTGCTTGGGATATTTGAG AACCAGGATCGGAAGCATAGGACATATGTTTATGTTCTTACCGTGACAGAAATACTGGAAGACTGGGAGGATTCAGTTAATATAG gaaggaaaagagaatggTTTAAAGTAGAAGATGCAATCAAGGTCCTTCAGTGCCACAAGCCCGTTCATGCGGAGTACTTGGAAAAACTGAAACTGAGCTGTTCACCCACTAATGGAAACTCTGTGGTTCCCCCTCTTCCAGATAATAACTCCTTATATGTCACTTCTGCACAGACTTCTGGGTTGCCCTCTACTGTGAGATAA